The following is a genomic window from Sutcliffiella horikoshii.
TTTACAACCAAGCATGGAATATCCAAGCGTTCTCCGTTATCTCAATTCGCCAATATCCGTAAAGGCGGTTTAATTGCACTAGGATTACGTGAAAGCGATGAGTTAATCTCAGTAAAATTAACCGACGGCACGAAAGAGATGATCATTGGAACGAAAAAGGGAATGCTCATTCGTTTCCATGAAACGGACGTACGTTCCATGGGTAGGACGGCAACGGGAGTAAAAGGTATCTCCATTTCCGAGAATGATGAAGTGGTAGGAATGGAACTTCTAGATGAAGGCCTTGATGTGTTGGTTGTAACCAAAAACGGTTACGGTAAACGTACTCCGGCAGAAGAGTACCGTGTCCAAAGCCGTGGAGGAAAAGGAATCAAAACATGTAACATCACCGAGCGTAACGGTGAGCTAGTTTCTGTTAAGACCGTAACCACTGAAGAAGACCTAATGCTGATCACGGCAAGTGGCGTCTTGATCCGTATGTCTGTCGATGGAATCTCACAAATGGGTCGAAACACCCAAGGAGTGAAGCTGATTCGTCTTGCAGAGAATGAATTTGTGACAACAGTCGCAAGAGTGGATAAAGAAGACGAGCCAGAAGATGGTACGGAAGATACAGAAATGGAAGAAGGAAATTCCACAGAAGAAGTCGAAGAATAAGAATAGCAAAGTAAATGATCAACTCTAAGAGAGGAGCACTTTCATGTGTTCCTCTTTGTTTATAAGGAGAGAGCGTTCATGTTAGTGAAAACCGAACAGCTGGTGGAAGGATGTATTCTGGCACAAGAAATAAAAGCACTCACTTCAAAGCCGATTATGCCAAAGAGAACCGTCCTGACTAACCAACACATCGAAATATTAGAATCTTTCTTAGTGGAAAAAGTAGAAATAGAAGCATTCCTTTCAAACGGCCAGCCCTTTAATCCTCAATTGTTAACGATGATTGAAGAAAAGCCAAAAGAAGATTCCTTCTTGCAGATGTACTTAAAAGCAACCCAAGCCTACAAAAAGATGTATGAAGCATGGGGATCAGGAGCACCGATTGATTACAGTGCCGTTCGAAAAACAATCATTCCTTTAATTGAAAAATCCCTTCACTATCAAGAAGAAGTCTTCTCCCTTTACCATTACACAAATGAAGAAGATTATATCTATCATCATTCTGTCGCGGTAGCCATCATAGCTTCTGCAATCGCAAAGTCACTTGGCTATAAAAAGAAAGACATCATTCAAGTCGGCATTGCCGGTTACTTAATGGATTGCGGCATGTCACGCATCGATCAGAAAATCTTAAAAAATGTTGCGGTCCTGAGAAAAGAGGAGTTTGCGCAAATAAAAGAACATCCAATCTTCAGTTACCAAATGGTAAGCAAACAACCAGTAATACAAGATGAAATAAAACTAGCTGTATTACAGCATCATGAGCGCTACGATAAAACCGGTTACCCTTTTGGCTTATCAGAAGACAAAATACATACTTACACGAAGATACTGGCAGTAGCAGACGTATTTCATGCAATGACATCACCAAGGAAGTACCGCAGCAAGCAATCGCCGTTTAAAGTAATCGAGCAGCTGAAACATGAAACCTTTGGCAAGTATGACCTCTCTATCGTTCAAGCTCTTACTTCTAATGTATGCAGCTTTAGCATCGGCGACAAAGTAAAGCTTTCCAACAATAAAATTGCAGAAGTCGCCTTTATCGACCCGCAATACCCATCCAGGCCGATGGTGAGAGAAATTGAATCAGATCAATTCCTTACCCTGAATCAAGAATTGGATATTTATATAGAAGAAGTTTTAAAATAAATAAGTTGAAAAGAATGAAGGGAATCTATTAGGTTTCCTTCGTTTTTTAGGTTTAAAAGACAACCAAAAACCTAAAAAGTAGACTAGCAAAAAAGAAAATAAAAATATATTAAAAAAGTAATTGCATCCCTATTCCACCCATGCTATAATCAATCAAGTCAGCAACGACAACGAGTTGCATCTTACATAACTATCGAAAAAAGATAATAAAAAGATGTTGACTTAAAACGAAATAAATGATATATTAGTGAAGTCGCTTTTGAAAGGCGTCAACACAAAAGAGTTCTTTGAAAACTAAACAAAACAACAGCGTCATAACGTCGGTTCTACGGAACACGACAAAATGATTTTAAGTAACACAAGCTAGCAAATTTTGAGCAAAAGCTCAGACTCTTTATTGGAGAGTTTGATCCTGGCTCAGGACGAACGCTGGCGGCGTGCCTAATACATGCAAGTCGAGCGGACCTTTTAAAAGCTTGCTTTTGAAAGGTCAGCGGCGGACGGGTGAGTAACACGTGGGCAACCTGCCTGTAAGACTGGGATAACTTCGGGAAACCGGAGCTAATACCGGATAATATAAGGAACCTCCTGGTTCTTTATTGAAAGATGGTTTCGGCTATCACTTACAGATGGGCCCGCGGCGCATTAGCTAGTTGGTGAGGTAACGGCTCACCAAGGCGACGAT
Proteins encoded in this region:
- a CDS encoding HD-GYP domain-containing protein; the protein is MLVKTEQLVEGCILAQEIKALTSKPIMPKRTVLTNQHIEILESFLVEKVEIEAFLSNGQPFNPQLLTMIEEKPKEDSFLQMYLKATQAYKKMYEAWGSGAPIDYSAVRKTIIPLIEKSLHYQEEVFSLYHYTNEEDYIYHHSVAVAIIASAIAKSLGYKKKDIIQVGIAGYLMDCGMSRIDQKILKNVAVLRKEEFAQIKEHPIFSYQMVSKQPVIQDEIKLAVLQHHERYDKTGYPFGLSEDKIHTYTKILAVADVFHAMTSPRKYRSKQSPFKVIEQLKHETFGKYDLSIVQALTSNVCSFSIGDKVKLSNNKIAEVAFIDPQYPSRPMVREIESDQFLTLNQELDIYIEEVLK